The proteins below come from a single Deltaproteobacteria bacterium genomic window:
- the nifA gene encoding nif-specific transcriptional activator NifA, translating to MTVAAGDGKRENREVRELSLLYEVSQTLGRSMDIREVVGPVLNALAEGMGMTRGMLALLNRKTGEMYIEAAHGLSEVQRKRGRYQLGEGVIGRVVETGQPAIVPHISDEPLFLDRTGSRKNLNKNDISYICVPIKIGTEVIGTLSADRLFDESISLKEDVRLLAIIASMIAQAVRIRQETQEEREMLIQENLRLQTELKEKFHPANIIGKSKSMREVYQLVAQVSKSNATVLIRGESGTGKELVANAIHYNSLRANKPLVKVNCAALPETVLESELFGHEKGAFTGATYTRKGRFELASGGTIFLDEIGDLPPMVQIRLLRVLQEREFERVGATETTKVDVRVIAATNRSLEELMEKGDFREDLYYRLNVFPVYVPPLRERKSDILLLADFFIERYAKMNNKRIQRICTHAIDMLTCYHWPGNVRELENCIERAVLLSNEGVIYGYHLPPTLQTSSYSGTISYGTLQGEMDRLERDLIMDALKTVRGNMTQAAKILGTSERIMGLRVAKYNIDPKRFRT from the coding sequence ATGACAGTTGCGGCAGGTGATGGAAAAAGAGAGAACCGGGAGGTCAGGGAGCTTTCCCTGCTTTACGAGGTCAGCCAGACCCTCGGCCGGAGCATGGACATACGGGAAGTGGTCGGTCCCGTCCTCAACGCCCTGGCGGAAGGGATGGGCATGACCCGGGGAATGCTGGCGCTCCTGAACCGGAAGACGGGGGAAATGTATATCGAGGCGGCCCACGGCCTTTCGGAGGTTCAGAGAAAACGGGGGCGGTACCAACTGGGTGAAGGTGTCATCGGCAGGGTGGTCGAGACGGGCCAGCCGGCAATCGTCCCCCATATTTCTGACGAGCCCCTTTTCCTCGACCGTACCGGTTCGCGAAAGAACCTGAACAAGAATGACATATCCTACATCTGCGTGCCCATTAAGATCGGGACGGAGGTGATCGGAACGCTCAGCGCCGACCGGCTCTTCGATGAATCGATCTCTCTGAAGGAGGACGTGCGGCTTCTGGCCATCATCGCCTCCATGATCGCCCAGGCGGTCCGTATCAGGCAGGAAACGCAGGAAGAGCGGGAGATGCTGATCCAGGAAAATCTGCGCCTCCAGACGGAACTGAAGGAAAAATTTCATCCCGCCAACATCATCGGAAAATCGAAGAGCATGCGGGAGGTCTATCAACTAGTCGCTCAGGTTTCAAAGAGCAACGCCACCGTGCTCATCAGGGGCGAGAGCGGCACGGGAAAGGAACTGGTCGCCAACGCGATCCATTATAACAGCCTGCGTGCCAATAAGCCTCTGGTGAAGGTGAACTGCGCGGCGCTTCCCGAGACGGTCCTGGAGAGCGAGCTCTTCGGCCATGAAAAGGGTGCCTTCACCGGAGCCACCTACACGCGAAAAGGCAGGTTCGAGCTGGCGAGCGGGGGCACCATTTTCCTGGACGAGATCGGGGACCTGCCGCCCATGGTGCAGATACGCCTCCTGCGCGTTCTCCAGGAGCGGGAATTTGAGCGGGTCGGTGCCACTGAAACGACGAAGGTCGACGTGCGCGTTATAGCCGCCACGAACAGAAGCCTGGAAGAACTGATGGAAAAGGGGGACTTCAGGGAAGACCTGTACTACCGGTTGAACGTGTTCCCGGTCTATGTGCCGCCGCTGAGGGAGCGCAAGTCGGATATCCTTCTCCTTGCCGACTTTTTTATCGAACGATACGCGAAGATGAACAACAAGAGAATCCAGAGGATCTGCACCCATGCCATCGATATGCTGACCTGCTATCACTGGCCGGGAAACGTGCGGGAACTGGAAAACTGTATCGAACGGGCCGTCCTTCTCTCGAACGAGGGAGTCATTTACGGCTATCACCTGCCGCCCACATTACAGACGTCGTCCTATTCGGGAACGATTTCCTACGGTACCCTGCAGGGCGAAATGGACCGTCTTGAGAGGGACCTGATCATGGACGCCCTGAAAACGGTCCGGGGGAATATGACCCAGGCGGCGAAGATCCTCGGCACGAGCGAGCGGATCATGGGGCTGCGGGTTGCAAAGTATAATATCGATCCGAAACGATTTCGTACATAA